In Amycolatopsis endophytica, the following are encoded in one genomic region:
- the gltB gene encoding glutamate synthase large subunit, which translates to MTRHSVRKPEGLYDAQYEHDACGVAFVADMSGRRTHDIVAKALTALRNLEHRGARGAEPETGDGAGILIQIPDAFFREVTGFTLPEPGHYAVGTAFLPLDETARGRAMSAIEGIVAEEGLRVLGWRAVPVDTEHVGPTAASTMPHFAQLFLASREGLRTGLDLERAAFCVRKRAEHLLADEDVYFPSLSSRTIVYKGMLTEPQVPRFFPDLTDERVTSAIGLVHSRFSTNTFPSWPLAHPYRYVAHNGEINTLRGNRNWMDARESMLATDLIPGDLKRIYPVITRGASDSASFDEVLELLHLGGRSLPHSVLMMIPEAWENHEEMDPARRAFYEFHSTLMEPWDGPALVSFTDGTQIGAVLDRNGLRPARYWVTEDGLVVLASEVGVLELDQSTIVKKGRLEPGRMFLVDTAEGRIIDDEEIKGQLAAEHPYGEWVDEGLVRLEELPEREREVPTHSSLVRRQQAFGYTEEELDTLLSPMAKAGAEPIGSMGNDSPLAPLSSGPRPIFDYFIQLFAQVTNPPLDAIREELVTSLGTELGAQPNLLEATGESCRRVVLPFPVLDNDELAKLVHINDDGDLPEFTAVTVHGLYDVHGGGDALLARLEEIRTEVSNAISEGARLIVLSDRGVDSDHAAIPSLLLTGAVHHHLVRQKTRTQVGIIAETADAREVHHIALLLGFGAAAVNPYLAMATVEELAHDGKIPGVTPQQATRNLIKALGKGVRKTMSKMGVSTVASYTGAQIFEALGLSQEVIDTCFTGTTSRLGGVGFDVLHEEVRQRHARAFPRDGFRANHRELAVGSDYQWRREGEPHLFNPHTVFKLQHSTRAGRYDVFKEYTSSVDEQSKKLFTLRGLFELKEGVRPPVPVEEVEPVSEIVKRFATGAISYGSISQEMHETLAIAMNRLGGKSNTGEGGEDPERLYDPERRSAVKQVASGRFGVTSEYLVNADDIQIKMAQGAKPGEGGQLPGAKVYPWIAKTRHSTPGVGLISPPPHHDIYSIEDLAQLIHDLKNANPAARIHVKLVSEVGVGTVAAGVSKAHADVVLISGHDGGTGASPLSSIKHAGGPWELGLAETQQTLLANRLRDRIVVQTDGQLKTGRDVVIAALLGAEEFGFATAPLVVSGCIMMRVCHLDTCPVGVATQNPKLREKFSGKADYVVNFFEFIAQEVREYLAALGFRSIEEAVGHAEVLDTRQAVDHWKARGLDLSPIFHVPELEPRAARHQVVAQDHGLDKALDNTLIQLAEGALNSGDKVRLELPVRNVNRTVGTMLGSELTKRWGGEGLPDDTIDVTFTGTAGQSFGAFLPKGITLRLFGDGNDYVGKGLSGGRIIVRPPKEAKIVSEQNIIAGNVIGYGATGGQIFLRGKVGERFCVRNSGAVAVVEGVGDHGCEYMTGGKVVVLGSTGRNFAAGMSGGVAYVLDSSPLRVNREMVDVDPLDDEDVEFLRDAVEAHFVETESPVARALLADWEATITRFAKVMPKDYKRVLAARAEAERDGRDVNEAIMEAAHG; encoded by the coding sequence GTGACCCGCCACAGTGTGCGCAAGCCGGAAGGCTTGTACGACGCGCAATACGAGCACGACGCCTGCGGCGTCGCGTTCGTCGCCGACATGTCCGGCCGACGGACCCACGACATCGTCGCCAAGGCCCTGACCGCCCTGCGCAACCTCGAACACCGTGGCGCCAGAGGAGCCGAACCGGAGACCGGCGACGGTGCCGGGATCCTGATCCAGATCCCGGACGCGTTCTTCCGTGAGGTCACCGGCTTCACGCTGCCCGAGCCCGGTCACTACGCCGTGGGCACCGCGTTCCTGCCGCTGGACGAGACCGCCCGCGGCCGTGCCATGAGCGCCATCGAGGGCATCGTCGCCGAGGAGGGTCTGCGGGTTCTGGGCTGGCGCGCGGTTCCGGTGGACACCGAGCACGTCGGCCCGACCGCCGCCTCGACGATGCCGCACTTCGCGCAGCTCTTCCTCGCCTCGCGTGAGGGTCTGCGCACCGGGCTCGACCTGGAGCGCGCCGCGTTCTGCGTGCGCAAGCGGGCCGAGCACCTGCTGGCCGACGAGGACGTCTACTTCCCGAGCCTGTCGTCGCGCACGATCGTCTACAAGGGAATGCTCACCGAGCCGCAGGTGCCGCGGTTCTTCCCGGACCTGACCGACGAGCGCGTGACGAGCGCGATCGGCCTGGTGCACTCCCGCTTCTCCACCAACACGTTCCCGTCGTGGCCGCTGGCCCACCCGTACCGGTACGTGGCGCACAACGGTGAGATCAACACGCTGCGCGGCAACCGGAACTGGATGGACGCGCGCGAATCGATGCTCGCGACCGACCTGATCCCTGGTGACCTCAAGCGGATCTACCCGGTCATCACGCGCGGCGCGAGCGACTCGGCGAGCTTCGACGAAGTGCTCGAACTGCTGCACCTGGGCGGCCGCAGCCTGCCCCACTCGGTGCTGATGATGATCCCCGAAGCGTGGGAGAACCACGAGGAGATGGACCCCGCGCGGCGGGCGTTCTACGAGTTCCACTCCACGCTCATGGAGCCGTGGGACGGCCCGGCGCTGGTGTCGTTCACCGACGGTACGCAGATCGGCGCGGTGCTCGACCGCAACGGCCTGCGTCCGGCCCGCTACTGGGTCACCGAGGACGGCCTGGTCGTGCTCGCCAGTGAGGTCGGCGTGCTGGAGCTGGACCAGTCGACGATCGTGAAGAAGGGCAGGCTGGAGCCGGGCCGGATGTTCCTCGTCGACACGGCCGAGGGCCGCATCATCGACGACGAGGAGATCAAGGGGCAGCTCGCGGCCGAGCATCCCTACGGCGAGTGGGTCGACGAGGGTCTGGTGCGCCTGGAGGAGCTGCCGGAGCGCGAGCGCGAGGTGCCCACCCACTCGTCGCTGGTGCGCCGTCAGCAGGCGTTCGGGTACACCGAAGAGGAACTCGACACGCTGCTGTCGCCGATGGCGAAGGCCGGTGCGGAGCCGATCGGGTCGATGGGCAACGACTCCCCGCTGGCGCCGCTGTCGTCCGGGCCGCGGCCGATCTTCGACTACTTCATCCAGCTGTTCGCGCAGGTCACGAACCCGCCGCTGGACGCGATCCGCGAGGAGCTGGTGACCTCGCTGGGCACCGAGCTGGGCGCGCAGCCGAACCTGCTGGAAGCCACCGGCGAGTCCTGCCGCCGCGTCGTCCTGCCGTTCCCGGTGCTGGACAACGACGAGCTGGCCAAGCTGGTGCACATCAACGACGACGGCGATCTGCCGGAGTTCACCGCGGTCACCGTCCACGGCCTCTACGACGTGCACGGCGGCGGTGACGCGCTGCTGGCGCGCCTGGAGGAGATCCGCACCGAGGTGTCCAACGCGATCTCCGAGGGCGCGCGGCTGATCGTGCTGTCCGACCGCGGGGTCGACTCCGACCATGCGGCCATCCCGTCGCTGCTGCTGACCGGCGCGGTGCACCACCACCTGGTGCGGCAGAAGACCCGCACGCAGGTCGGGATCATCGCCGAGACCGCCGATGCCCGCGAGGTGCACCACATCGCGCTGTTGCTCGGCTTCGGTGCCGCCGCGGTCAACCCGTACCTGGCGATGGCCACGGTCGAGGAGCTGGCCCACGACGGCAAGATCCCGGGTGTCACGCCGCAGCAGGCCACCCGGAACCTGATCAAGGCGCTGGGCAAGGGCGTGCGCAAGACCATGTCGAAGATGGGAGTGTCCACCGTGGCCTCCTACACCGGCGCGCAGATCTTCGAGGCGCTCGGCCTGTCGCAGGAGGTCATCGACACCTGCTTCACCGGCACCACCTCGCGCCTGGGCGGCGTCGGGTTCGACGTGCTGCACGAGGAGGTCCGGCAGCGGCACGCCCGCGCGTTCCCGCGCGACGGGTTCCGCGCCAACCACCGCGAGCTGGCCGTCGGGTCGGACTACCAGTGGCGGCGCGAGGGCGAGCCGCACCTGTTCAACCCGCACACGGTCTTCAAGCTGCAGCACTCCACGCGCGCCGGCCGCTACGACGTGTTCAAGGAGTACACCAGCTCGGTCGACGAGCAGTCGAAGAAGCTGTTCACGTTGCGTGGCCTGTTCGAGTTGAAGGAGGGCGTGCGCCCGCCGGTGCCGGTCGAGGAGGTCGAGCCGGTCTCCGAGATCGTCAAGCGGTTCGCCACCGGCGCCATCTCCTACGGTTCGATCTCGCAGGAGATGCACGAGACACTGGCGATCGCGATGAACCGGCTGGGCGGCAAGTCCAACACCGGCGAGGGCGGCGAGGACCCGGAGCGGCTCTACGACCCCGAGCGGCGCAGCGCCGTGAAGCAGGTCGCCAGCGGCCGGTTCGGCGTCACGAGCGAGTACCTGGTCAACGCCGACGACATCCAGATCAAGATGGCGCAGGGCGCGAAGCCCGGCGAGGGCGGTCAGCTGCCCGGCGCGAAGGTGTACCCGTGGATCGCGAAGACGCGGCACTCCACGCCGGGTGTGGGCCTGATTTCCCCGCCGCCGCACCACGACATCTACTCGATCGAGGACCTGGCGCAGCTCATCCACGACCTCAAGAACGCCAACCCGGCCGCCCGCATCCACGTGAAGCTGGTGTCCGAGGTCGGCGTCGGCACGGTCGCGGCGGGTGTGTCGAAGGCGCACGCGGACGTCGTGCTGATCTCCGGTCACGACGGCGGCACCGGCGCCTCGCCGCTGTCCTCGATCAAGCACGCGGGCGGTCCGTGGGAGCTGGGCCTGGCCGAGACGCAGCAGACGCTGCTGGCCAACCGGCTGCGCGACCGGATCGTGGTGCAGACCGACGGCCAGCTCAAGACCGGCCGCGACGTGGTGATCGCCGCGCTGCTCGGCGCCGAGGAGTTCGGCTTCGCGACCGCGCCGCTGGTGGTGTCGGGCTGCATCATGATGCGCGTCTGCCACCTGGACACCTGCCCGGTCGGTGTGGCGACGCAGAACCCGAAGCTGCGCGAGAAGTTCAGCGGCAAGGCCGACTACGTGGTGAACTTCTTCGAGTTCATCGCGCAGGAGGTGCGCGAGTACCTGGCCGCGCTGGGCTTCCGGTCGATCGAGGAGGCCGTCGGGCACGCCGAGGTGCTCGACACGCGGCAGGCCGTCGACCACTGGAAGGCGCGCGGGCTGGACCTGTCGCCGATCTTCCACGTGCCCGAACTGGAGCCGCGTGCGGCGCGGCACCAGGTGGTCGCGCAGGACCACGGCCTGGACAAGGCGCTGGACAACACGCTGATCCAGCTCGCCGAGGGCGCGCTGAACTCCGGCGACAAGGTGCGGCTGGAACTGCCGGTGCGCAACGTCAACCGGACCGTCGGCACCATGCTCGGATCGGAGCTGACCAAGCGGTGGGGCGGTGAGGGCCTGCCGGACGACACGATCGACGTGACGTTCACCGGCACCGCCGGGCAGTCGTTCGGCGCGTTCCTGCCGAAGGGCATCACGCTGCGGTTGTTCGGTGACGGCAACGACTACGTGGGCAAGGGCCTCTCCGGTGGGCGCATCATCGTGCGGCCGCCGAAGGAGGCGAAGATCGTCTCCGAGCAGAACATCATCGCGGGCAACGTGATCGGCTACGGCGCGACCGGCGGGCAGATCTTCCTGCGCGGCAAGGTCGGCGAGCGGTTCTGCGTGCGCAACTCCGGCGCCGTCGCGGTGGTGGAAGGCGTCGGCGACCACGGCTGCGAGTACATGACCGGCGGCAAGGTGGTGGTGCTCGGTTCGACCGGGCGCAACTTCGCCGCGGGCATGTCCGGTGGTGTCGCGTACGTACTGGACTCCTCGCCGTTGCGGGTCAACCGGGAGATGGTCGACGTCGACCCGCTGGACGACGAGGACGTCGAGTTCCTGCGGGACGCGGTCGAGGCGCACTTCGTGGAAACCGAGTCGCCGGTGGCGCGGGCGCTGCTGGCCGACTGGGAGGCCACGATCACCCGGTTCGCCAAGGTCATGCCCAAGGACTACAAGCGAGTACTGGCCGCGCGGGCGGAAGCCGAGCGCGACGGCCGGGACGTGAACGAAGCCATCATGGAGGCCGCTCATGGCTGA
- a CDS encoding MBL fold metallo-hydrolase gives MDGLSLRFLGHSTVRLEIAGRIVLTDPVLTKSVGGLVRVAPPLDPATYADADLVLISHLHGDHLHVPSLRLLRRNVPIVVPRGSGAWLRRRGFGSVAELDVGERFTDGDLRVTAVRADHSGHRWGPRFTHGPQAPATGHLVEAPGARVYVAGDTDLYPGMRELGPVDVALLPVWGWGPNLGPGHLDPARAAEAVELVRPRLAVPVHWGTLAVPGLARTRRMRRLLVDPPREFAAAVRGETTVAVTEPGEVVELREISR, from the coding sequence GTGGACGGTCTGTCGTTGCGTTTCCTCGGCCACTCCACGGTCCGCCTGGAGATCGCCGGCCGGATCGTCCTGACCGATCCGGTGCTGACGAAGTCGGTGGGCGGGCTGGTCCGCGTCGCCCCGCCGCTGGATCCGGCCACCTACGCCGACGCCGACCTGGTGCTGATCTCCCACCTGCACGGTGACCACCTGCACGTGCCTTCGCTGCGGCTGCTGCGCCGGAACGTTCCGATCGTCGTGCCGCGGGGATCCGGGGCGTGGTTGCGGCGGCGCGGGTTCGGTTCGGTGGCGGAGCTGGACGTCGGCGAGCGGTTCACCGACGGGGATCTGCGCGTCACCGCCGTGCGGGCGGACCATTCCGGACACCGCTGGGGGCCGCGCTTCACACACGGGCCGCAGGCGCCCGCGACCGGTCACCTCGTGGAGGCTCCCGGCGCACGCGTGTATGTGGCAGGGGACACGGACCTCTATCCCGGGATGCGCGAGCTGGGGCCGGTCGATGTCGCGTTGCTGCCGGTGTGGGGCTGGGGCCCGAACCTCGGTCCGGGACACCTGGATCCGGCGCGCGCGGCGGAGGCCGTGGAACTGGTGCGGCCGCGGCTGGCGGTGCCGGTGCACTGGGGCACGCTCGCGGTGCCGGGCCTGGCGCGGACGCGGCGGATGCGGCGGTTGCTGGTGGACCCGCCACGCGAGTTCGCCGCCGCGGTGCGTGGTGAGACCACCGTCGCTGTCACCGAACCGGGTGAAGTGGTCGAGCTGCGGGAGATTTCCCGGTGA
- a CDS encoding DedA family protein: MNWTDFSTVGYPTLFLGVLIGSIVPIVPTGAVVGAAAAVAMTGHLSLPLVLLLATAGAVVGDVVTFAIARLGSDAAVRWLARGQAPERLVSARRRFERQGWMLIVVGRLVPAGRIPVLIAAGAVAYPWRRLLPATAVACALWAVAYALLGVVSGGLFDSPLVATLLAAVLVLLVTVVVNLVARRRRERAKVGNRG; encoded by the coding sequence GTGAACTGGACCGACTTCTCGACCGTCGGCTACCCGACCCTCTTCCTCGGCGTGCTGATCGGTTCGATCGTGCCGATCGTCCCGACGGGGGCGGTCGTCGGCGCCGCGGCCGCGGTCGCCATGACCGGGCACCTGTCGCTGCCCCTGGTGCTGCTGCTCGCCACCGCCGGTGCGGTGGTGGGCGATGTCGTCACCTTCGCGATCGCGCGGCTCGGCAGTGACGCGGCCGTGCGGTGGCTGGCGCGCGGGCAGGCACCGGAGCGGCTCGTTTCGGCGCGGCGGCGGTTCGAGCGGCAGGGGTGGATGTTGATCGTCGTCGGGCGGCTCGTGCCGGCCGGGCGGATCCCGGTGCTGATCGCCGCGGGCGCGGTCGCCTACCCGTGGCGGCGGTTGCTGCCCGCGACCGCTGTGGCGTGCGCGCTGTGGGCGGTCGCCTACGCACTGCTCGGGGTGGTCAGTGGCGGGCTGTTCGACTCGCCACTCGTCGCGACGCTGCTGGCCGCGGTGCTGGTACTGCTGGTGACGGTGGTGGTCAACCTGGTGGCGCGGCGCCGCCGGGAACGCGCGAAGGTGGGGAACAGGGGATGA
- a CDS encoding phage holin family protein has translation MTSADRGRLFRRGRSLARFALVWLTASLALVGMDDLLDGFAMPQWWQPLVCGLLLSLLTAVVWPQVLRVALPLALFTLGIGSFLLLGAGAVAVFAAVPGVEINGLRTGFLVVVGVSVVSGIVSSVLAVDEDEVFFRRARRRSRRHPELADDVPPGLIFLQVDGLGYDVVRRAVRDGDMPTLARWLAEDSHALVRWQTDWSSQTGASVCGILHGSNHDILGFRWYEKDRDHVMACAHPRDAAEIERRHSDGRGLLAGDGASHGNLFTGDAPHVSLTMSAVSVLLPKGLRRRRVDRVGAGYYAYFANPVNALRTLGSALVDVLREVSASARQRRAGVVPRVPRGGIYPIARTGTTVISRDVVVSAVLEDMLVGRPVVYADFLGYDEVAHHSGIERFDTLAVLRGIDQQIGRLHRAARLGPRDYHLVVLSDHGQTQGWAFAHRFGESLEELVGRLCGGPPPDSAAAGPVATGLRERVTGARRIEHRPRDSERHEVARVAPGVVAVVSGHVGMISFTEHEGRVPLETIEREHPDLLPALVDHPGVGFVMVRGADGPVVLGRDGVHRLATGEILGEDPLAPYGPHAADLVRRVDTFPHCADVMINSRWDPETGEASPFEVHVGSHGGLGGEQERGFLIYPKEFEPPGELVGAESLHRLFRLWLTKLGHEPVS, from the coding sequence ATGACTTCGGCGGATCGGGGCCGGCTGTTCCGACGTGGACGGTCGCTCGCGCGGTTCGCGCTGGTGTGGCTGACCGCGTCGCTCGCGCTGGTGGGCATGGACGACCTGCTCGACGGCTTCGCGATGCCGCAGTGGTGGCAGCCGCTGGTGTGCGGTCTGCTGCTGAGCCTGTTGACCGCCGTCGTGTGGCCGCAGGTGCTGCGGGTCGCGTTGCCGCTCGCGTTGTTCACCCTCGGCATCGGGAGCTTCCTGCTGCTCGGCGCGGGCGCGGTGGCGGTGTTCGCCGCGGTCCCCGGCGTGGAGATCAACGGGCTGCGCACCGGGTTCCTCGTCGTGGTCGGGGTTTCGGTGGTGAGCGGGATCGTCTCCAGTGTGCTCGCGGTGGACGAGGACGAGGTGTTCTTCCGGCGTGCCCGGCGCCGGTCGCGACGGCACCCGGAACTCGCCGACGACGTTCCGCCGGGGCTGATCTTCCTGCAGGTCGACGGGCTCGGGTACGACGTCGTGCGCCGCGCGGTGCGGGACGGCGACATGCCGACGCTGGCCCGCTGGCTGGCCGAGGACAGCCACGCGCTGGTGCGGTGGCAGACCGACTGGAGTTCGCAGACCGGCGCGAGCGTGTGCGGCATCCTGCACGGCTCGAACCACGACATCCTCGGCTTCCGCTGGTACGAAAAGGACCGCGACCACGTGATGGCGTGCGCGCACCCGCGTGACGCGGCCGAGATCGAGCGCCGCCACTCCGACGGGCGCGGCCTGCTCGCGGGCGACGGCGCCAGCCACGGCAACCTGTTCACCGGTGACGCGCCCCACGTGAGCCTGACGATGAGCGCGGTGTCGGTGCTGCTGCCGAAGGGCCTGCGCCGCCGCCGCGTCGACCGGGTGGGTGCCGGGTACTACGCCTACTTCGCCAATCCGGTCAACGCGTTGCGCACGCTGGGTTCGGCGCTGGTCGACGTGCTGCGGGAGGTTTCGGCCTCCGCCCGGCAGCGGCGGGCCGGGGTGGTGCCGCGGGTGCCGCGCGGCGGGATCTACCCGATCGCCCGGACCGGCACGACCGTGATCTCAAGGGACGTCGTGGTGTCCGCGGTGCTGGAGGACATGCTCGTGGGCCGCCCGGTGGTCTACGCGGACTTCCTCGGCTACGACGAGGTCGCCCACCACTCCGGTATCGAGCGCTTCGACACCCTCGCCGTGCTGCGCGGGATCGATCAGCAGATCGGCCGCCTGCACCGGGCCGCCCGGCTCGGCCCGCGGGACTACCACCTCGTCGTGCTGTCGGACCATGGGCAGACGCAGGGCTGGGCGTTCGCGCACCGGTTCGGGGAGTCGCTGGAGGAGCTGGTCGGGCGGTTGTGCGGCGGGCCGCCTCCGGATTCCGCTGCCGCGGGCCCGGTGGCGACGGGCTTGCGGGAACGGGTGACCGGCGCACGGCGCATCGAGCACCGTCCCCGGGACTCGGAACGTCACGAGGTGGCCCGGGTCGCGCCCGGGGTGGTCGCGGTGGTGTCCGGGCACGTCGGGATGATTTCGTTCACGGAGCACGAGGGGCGTGTTCCGTTGGAGACCATCGAGCGGGAGCATCCGGACCTGCTGCCCGCTCTGGTGGATCACCCTGGTGTCGGTTTCGTGATGGTGCGTGGCGCGGATGGACCGGTCGTCCTCGGGCGCGACGGAGTGCACCGGTTGGCGACGGGGGAGATCCTCGGGGAGGACCCGCTGGCGCCGTACGGGCCGCATGCCGCGGATTTGGTACGGCGAGTGGACACGTTCCCGCACTGTGCCGATGTGATGATCAATTCGCGCTGGGATCCGGAGACGGGGGAGGCTTCCCCGTTCGAGGTGCACGTCGGGTCCCATGGCGGGCTGGGCGGGGAGCAGGAGCGGGGGTTCCTGATCTACCCGAAGGAGTTCGAGCCGCCAGGGGAGCTGGTGGGGGCCGAGTCGCTGCACCGGTTGTTCCGGTTGTGGTTGACGAAGCTGGGGCACGAGCCGGTTTCTTGA
- a CDS encoding 2-keto-4-pentenoate hydratase, which translates to MTEWSIAEAARVLLAAEDAGTSRGPLTAEWPGLDVRTAYAVQDEALRLRLSRGEKLIGVKLGLTSKAKQERMGVDRPVLAWLTDAMVLPSADPLPPLIHPRAEPEIVFVLGSRLCGPGVTAATAMEAVSRVYGGLEIIDSRYSDFRFSAADTIADNASSSVFRVGPVGIAPGIDLSLEACLLEVDGAVVDSATGAAVLGNPGEALALAANSMADRGLALEAGWIVLTGGMTDAVPVSPGARVAAHFTNLGSVTVSG; encoded by the coding sequence GTGACCGAGTGGAGCATCGCCGAGGCGGCGCGGGTCCTGCTGGCAGCGGAGGACGCCGGAACATCCCGCGGACCTCTCACGGCTGAGTGGCCAGGGCTGGATGTGCGGACGGCCTACGCGGTGCAGGACGAGGCCCTGCGTCTGCGACTGTCGCGTGGCGAGAAGCTGATCGGCGTCAAACTGGGCCTGACCTCGAAGGCGAAGCAGGAACGCATGGGCGTGGACCGGCCGGTGCTCGCGTGGCTGACGGACGCCATGGTCCTGCCGTCTGCGGATCCCCTGCCGCCGCTGATTCATCCCCGGGCCGAGCCGGAGATCGTTTTCGTGCTGGGGTCACGACTTTGCGGGCCCGGCGTGACGGCGGCTACCGCGATGGAAGCCGTGTCCCGGGTTTACGGCGGCCTCGAGATCATCGATTCGCGGTACTCGGATTTTCGTTTCTCGGCAGCGGACACCATTGCCGACAACGCATCGTCGAGTGTCTTCCGGGTGGGCCCGGTGGGGATTGCGCCGGGGATCGATCTTTCGCTGGAGGCATGTCTGCTTGAGGTGGATGGAGCCGTCGTCGATTCGGCGACGGGTGCGGCTGTGCTCGGGAATCCCGGGGAGGCGTTGGCGCTGGCGGCCAATTCGATGGCCGATCGCGGGCTGGCGCTGGAGGCCGGGTGGATCGTGCTGACCGGCGGGATGACCGATGCCGTACCGGTTTCGCCGGGCGCGCGGGTGGCAGCGCATTTCACGAATTTGGGATCGGTTACTGTTTCGGGTTGA
- a CDS encoding 2-keto-4-pentenoate hydratase, producing MDATAVREAADLLLRAYAAGKPVAPLIETYPDATVEDAYRIQLDQVRVWTDDGDEVKGHKVGLASAAMQRQMGVDQPDYGHLTGSMFHLEHQPIPSGNFLQPRIEPEIAFVLGRKLSGPGVTVADAVRAVDFVVPALEIVDSRIEDWRISIVDTIADNASSGGVVLGSRPTALSTVDLRLAGCTLHANGDLVATGAGGAVLGSPLNALVWLANTVGPLGIDLEPGHVVLPGSMTRAISLRPGDTVVSTVAGLGSVTAVFGSKEEA from the coding sequence ATGGATGCGACAGCGGTGCGGGAGGCGGCCGACCTCTTGCTGCGGGCCTACGCGGCGGGCAAACCCGTCGCGCCCCTGATCGAGACCTACCCGGACGCGACGGTCGAGGACGCCTACCGGATCCAGCTCGACCAGGTCCGGGTGTGGACCGACGACGGTGACGAGGTCAAGGGGCACAAGGTCGGTCTGGCGTCGGCGGCGATGCAGCGTCAGATGGGCGTCGACCAGCCCGACTACGGGCACCTGACCGGCAGCATGTTCCACCTGGAGCACCAGCCGATCCCGTCCGGGAACTTCCTGCAACCGCGCATCGAGCCGGAGATCGCGTTCGTGCTCGGGCGCAAGCTGTCCGGACCCGGCGTGACGGTGGCCGACGCCGTGCGCGCCGTCGACTTCGTGGTGCCCGCGCTGGAGATCGTGGACTCGCGGATCGAGGACTGGCGGATCTCGATCGTCGACACCATCGCCGACAACGCTTCTTCGGGCGGGGTGGTCCTCGGCAGCAGGCCGACGGCCCTGTCCACGGTGGATCTGCGCCTGGCCGGCTGCACCCTGCACGCGAACGGCGACCTGGTGGCCACCGGAGCGGGCGGCGCGGTGCTCGGTTCACCGCTGAACGCCCTGGTGTGGCTGGCGAACACGGTCGGTCCGCTGGGCATCGACCTGGAACCGGGGCACGTCGTGCTGCCCGGCTCGATGACCCGCGCCATCTCCCTGCGCCCTGGCGACACGGTGGTGTCGACGGTCGCCGGGCTGGGCAGTGTGACCGCGGTGTTCGGCTCGAAGGAGGAAGCGTGA